One Sphingopyxis macrogoltabida genomic region harbors:
- a CDS encoding Coq4 family protein has protein sequence MTPTIFSHPDRQPAKFRPFKALGHFRKLIKDKEDTEQVFHIFENLPRKGFLDDARAFVESDLGKRLMASEPYLPDLLDDHAWIDELPEGSVGHAYVTFMRREGLSAAGLVAESDKMGRPKFDDQLQWYANRLRDTHDLFHILTGYGRDALGEQCVLGFTYGQTGNYGNAFIAYAGGYEVKRSIKSDAPVMGAIRQGQRHGRASKAIIEQDIRALLAEPLEAARARLGIGKPTLYKEAHRAYRSRGIDPYNFLAAEAAMA, from the coding sequence ATGACGCCGACCATCTTCTCCCATCCCGACCGCCAGCCCGCGAAGTTCCGCCCGTTCAAGGCGCTGGGGCACTTCCGCAAGCTCATCAAGGACAAGGAAGACACCGAACAGGTCTTCCACATCTTCGAGAACCTGCCGCGCAAGGGTTTCCTCGACGACGCCCGCGCCTTTGTCGAAAGCGATCTCGGCAAGCGGCTGATGGCCAGCGAGCCCTATCTGCCCGACCTGCTCGACGACCATGCCTGGATCGACGAACTGCCCGAGGGGAGCGTCGGCCATGCCTATGTGACCTTCATGCGCCGCGAAGGCCTTTCGGCCGCCGGGCTCGTCGCCGAAAGCGACAAGATGGGACGCCCAAAGTTCGACGATCAACTCCAATGGTATGCGAACCGCCTGCGCGATACCCACGACCTGTTCCACATTCTAACCGGCTATGGTCGCGATGCGCTCGGCGAACAGTGCGTGCTCGGGTTCACCTATGGCCAGACGGGCAATTACGGCAATGCGTTCATCGCCTATGCCGGGGGTTACGAGGTGAAGCGTAGCATCAAGAGCGATGCCCCGGTGATGGGCGCGATCCGTCAGGGCCAGCGCCACGGCAGGGCGTCGAAGGCGATCATCGAGCAGGACATCCGCGCGCTGCTCGCCGAACCGCTCGAAGCGGCACGGGCGCGGTTGGGAATCGGGAAACCGACGCTCTACAAGGAAGCGCACCGGGCGTACCGCAGCCGTGGCATCGATCCGTACAACTTCCTCGCGGCAGAGGCCGCGATGGCGTGA
- a CDS encoding DUF72 domain-containing protein, giving the protein MSIHVGIGGWTFEPWRGPFYPAGFAQKRELEYAGQHLTGIEINGTYYGSQKPETFANWAASVPDGFKFSVKASRFTTNRKVLAEGAGSIEKFLTQGLTRLGDRLGPIHWQFMATKKFDRDDFAGFLDLLPDTQDGLPLRHAIEVRHESFRDQAFIDMLRERNMAVVYADSDEFPCIDEQTADFTYARLQRSQEDVETGYTDAALDGWAKQAKDWAKGDRDVFLFFIAGAKVRNPAAAQALIARL; this is encoded by the coding sequence ATGAGCATCCATGTCGGAATCGGCGGTTGGACCTTCGAACCATGGCGCGGCCCTTTCTATCCCGCCGGCTTCGCGCAAAAGCGCGAGCTCGAATATGCCGGGCAGCATCTGACCGGCATCGAGATCAACGGCACCTATTATGGCAGCCAGAAACCCGAAACCTTTGCCAATTGGGCAGCATCGGTCCCGGACGGTTTCAAGTTCAGCGTCAAGGCGTCACGCTTTACGACCAACCGCAAGGTGCTGGCCGAGGGCGCGGGATCCATCGAGAAATTCCTGACGCAAGGCCTCACCCGGCTCGGCGACCGCCTTGGCCCGATCCACTGGCAGTTCATGGCGACGAAGAAGTTCGACCGTGACGACTTCGCAGGCTTCCTCGACCTGCTCCCCGACACGCAGGACGGCCTGCCGCTGCGCCATGCGATCGAGGTTCGCCATGAAAGCTTTCGCGATCAGGCGTTCATCGACATGCTGCGCGAACGCAACATGGCGGTCGTCTATGCCGACAGCGACGAATTTCCCTGCATCGACGAACAGACCGCCGACTTCACCTACGCCCGCCTTCAACGGTCGCAGGAGGATGTCGAAACCGGCTACACAGACGCGGCGCTGGACGGTTGGGCAAAGCAGGCGAAGGATTGGGCGAAGGGCGACCGCGACGTCTTCCTCTTCTTCATCGCCGGCGCGAAAGTGCGCAACCCAGCGGCTGCGCAGGCGCTGATCGCGCGGCTATGA
- the purL gene encoding phosphoribosylformylglycinamidine synthase subunit PurL: MTQTATAPASVITPEIVAEHGLSPEEYERVLHALGREPNLVELGIFSVMWSEHCSYKSSRIHLKKLPTEAPWVICGPGENAGVIDIGEGPDGKKLAAIFKMESHNHPSYIEPYQGAATGVGGILRDVFTMGARPVANLNALRFGRPDHPKMKHLISGVVHGIGGYGNCVGVPTVGGEVNFHKAYDGNILVNAMTVGVAEQDKIFYSAASGVGNPIVYVGSKTGRDGIHGATMASADFGEDAEEKRPTVQVGDPFTEKLLIEACLELMASDAIVAIQDMGAAGLTSSSVEMASKGGVGLHLKMDDVPQRETGMTAYEMMLSESQERMLMVLKPGKEEFAKAIFHKWELDFAVIGTVTDTGRMVLEHHGEIVCDIPLAPLADDAPLYDRPHVPTPKQPELANVPETTDVAADLKTLMGTPDIASRRWIWEQYDSQVGADTVQTGGDAALVRIHGTNRALAMSTDCTPRYCYADPVEGGKQAVAETWRNISAVGATPLAITNCLNFANPQRPEIMGQIVGCLDGMAQACRALDYPIVSGNVSLYNESKATGGGSAILPTPAIGGVGVIEDLNRAVGIGFKRTGDIVLAVGERAGHLGQSVWLREILGREEGPPPPVDLRAEKRTGDFIRGAINAGWITACHDVSDGGIAVTLAEMALKSNIGVLVSEEQPFGVAESFFGEDQGLYLVTVCDTCLADFLDAAGRADVPVDPVGRTIKDRIVFELEGSDHQVTLAELREAHEGFFPTLMGADAALA; the protein is encoded by the coding sequence ATGACTCAGACCGCAACCGCGCCCGCCTCCGTCATCACCCCCGAGATCGTTGCCGAACACGGCCTGTCTCCGGAAGAATATGAGCGCGTCCTGCACGCGCTCGGGCGCGAGCCGAACCTCGTCGAGCTCGGCATCTTCTCGGTCATGTGGTCGGAACATTGCAGCTACAAAAGCTCGCGCATCCATTTGAAGAAACTGCCCACCGAGGCGCCTTGGGTGATCTGCGGCCCCGGCGAAAATGCCGGCGTCATCGACATCGGCGAAGGCCCGGATGGCAAGAAGCTCGCCGCGATCTTCAAGATGGAGAGCCACAACCACCCGTCGTATATAGAACCCTATCAGGGCGCGGCGACCGGCGTCGGCGGCATCCTGCGCGACGTCTTCACCATGGGCGCGCGCCCGGTCGCGAACCTCAACGCGCTGCGCTTCGGCCGCCCCGACCATCCGAAGATGAAGCATCTCATCTCGGGCGTCGTCCACGGCATCGGCGGCTATGGCAATTGCGTCGGCGTCCCCACGGTCGGCGGCGAGGTTAATTTCCACAAGGCCTATGACGGCAATATCCTCGTCAACGCGATGACCGTCGGCGTCGCCGAGCAGGACAAGATCTTCTATTCGGCCGCCAGCGGCGTCGGCAATCCGATCGTCTATGTCGGCTCGAAAACCGGCCGCGACGGCATCCACGGCGCCACAATGGCATCGGCCGACTTCGGCGAGGATGCCGAGGAAAAACGCCCGACCGTGCAGGTCGGCGACCCCTTCACCGAAAAGCTGCTGATCGAAGCCTGCCTCGAGCTGATGGCATCAGACGCAATCGTCGCGATCCAGGACATGGGCGCAGCCGGCCTCACTTCCTCTTCGGTCGAAATGGCGTCGAAGGGCGGCGTCGGCCTTCACCTCAAGATGGATGACGTGCCGCAGCGCGAAACCGGCATGACGGCATACGAAATGATGCTGTCGGAATCGCAGGAACGCATGCTGATGGTCCTGAAGCCCGGCAAGGAAGAGTTTGCGAAAGCGATCTTCCACAAATGGGAGCTCGACTTCGCGGTCATCGGCACCGTTACCGACACCGGCCGCATGGTGCTGGAGCATCATGGCGAGATCGTCTGCGACATCCCGCTCGCCCCGCTCGCCGACGATGCGCCGCTCTACGACCGCCCGCACGTCCCGACCCCGAAGCAACCCGAGCTGGCAAACGTTCCCGAGACGACCGACGTCGCCGCGGACCTCAAGACGCTGATGGGCACCCCCGATATCGCCAGCCGCCGCTGGATCTGGGAGCAATATGACAGCCAGGTCGGCGCCGACACGGTGCAGACCGGCGGCGACGCTGCGCTCGTCCGCATCCACGGCACCAACCGCGCGCTCGCGATGTCGACCGACTGCACCCCGCGCTATTGCTACGCCGACCCCGTCGAGGGCGGCAAGCAGGCGGTCGCCGAAACCTGGCGCAACATCAGCGCGGTCGGCGCGACTCCGCTCGCGATCACCAACTGCCTCAACTTCGCCAACCCGCAGCGCCCCGAAATCATGGGCCAGATCGTGGGCTGCCTCGACGGCATGGCGCAGGCGTGCCGCGCGCTCGACTATCCGATCGTTTCGGGCAACGTCAGCCTCTATAACGAGAGCAAGGCGACCGGCGGCGGCAGCGCGATCCTGCCCACCCCCGCGATTGGCGGCGTCGGCGTGATCGAGGATTTGAACCGCGCCGTCGGTATCGGCTTCAAGCGCACCGGCGACATCGTGCTCGCGGTCGGCGAACGCGCCGGCCACCTCGGCCAGTCGGTGTGGCTGCGCGAAATCCTCGGCCGCGAGGAAGGCCCCCCGCCGCCCGTCGACCTGCGCGCCGAAAAGCGCACCGGCGACTTCATCCGCGGCGCGATCAACGCCGGCTGGATCACCGCCTGCCACGACGTGTCAGACGGCGGCATCGCGGTGACGCTCGCCGAAATGGCGCTGAAGTCGAACATCGGCGTGCTCGTCAGCGAAGAACAGCCCTTCGGCGTCGCCGAAAGCTTCTTCGGCGAAGATCAGGGCCTCTATCTCGTCACCGTTTGCGACACCTGCCTCGCCGACTTCCTCGACGCCGCCGGCCGCGCCGACGTGCCGGTCGATCCCGTCGGCCGCACGATCAAGGACCGCATCGTCTTCGAACTCGAGGGCAGCGACCATCAGGTAACGCTCGCCGAACTGCGCGAAGCACATGAAGGCTTCTTCCCGACACTGATGGGGGCCGACGCGGCGCTCGCATAA
- a CDS encoding exodeoxyribonuclease VII small subunit, with protein sequence MTDIPEPSAEPAIASLSFEAAMGELETIVRRLESGDVSLEESVTLYERGHALRTHCEARLAAAQARIEQVSLGADGQPAGTTPFGES encoded by the coding sequence ATGACGGACATTCCCGAACCTTCCGCCGAACCGGCTATCGCCTCGCTTTCGTTCGAGGCCGCGATGGGCGAACTGGAGACGATCGTGCGGCGGCTCGAAAGCGGCGACGTCAGCCTCGAGGAATCGGTGACGCTGTACGAGCGCGGCCATGCGCTGCGCACGCATTGCGAGGCGCGGCTTGCTGCGGCGCAAGCGCGGATCGAACAGGTCAGTCTCGGTGCGGACGGTCAGCCGGCGGGAACCACGCCTTTCGGCGAAAGCTGA
- a CDS encoding polyprenyl synthetase family protein, which yields MAGIDRLFDQLLPVPVDPRERLYQAMRHAAIAGGKRLRPLLVRAAGDLFHVDHRLSLRVGAAVEAMHVYSLIHDDLPCMDNDDIRRGKPTVHKAFDEATAVLAGDSLHALAFEWLCDPATSADPFIRSELCCELARSAGPAGMAGGQMMDLAAETSDFDLRTVTRLQQLKTGALIAFSVEAGAILARIPPEGRTPLRGYARDIGLAFQIADDIMDVEGDEALAGKALHKDDAAGKATFVTLMGLERAREQATALVDQAIGHLSAYGEEAALLRAIARYVVERDH from the coding sequence GTGGCCGGAATCGATCGCCTGTTCGACCAGTTGCTCCCCGTGCCCGTCGATCCGCGCGAGCGGCTTTATCAGGCGATGCGCCACGCCGCGATCGCGGGTGGCAAGCGGCTCCGGCCGCTGCTCGTCCGCGCGGCGGGCGACCTGTTTCACGTCGATCACCGGCTTTCGCTGCGTGTCGGCGCTGCGGTCGAGGCGATGCACGTGTATTCGCTGATCCACGACGATCTGCCGTGCATGGACAATGACGACATCCGCCGCGGCAAGCCGACCGTGCACAAAGCGTTCGACGAGGCCACCGCAGTGCTCGCGGGCGATTCGCTCCATGCGCTGGCATTCGAATGGCTTTGCGATCCGGCGACCAGCGCCGACCCGTTCATCCGCAGCGAGCTGTGCTGCGAGCTGGCGCGCTCTGCCGGGCCGGCTGGCATGGCGGGCGGTCAGATGATGGACCTCGCCGCCGAGACGTCGGACTTCGACCTGCGCACCGTGACGCGGCTTCAGCAGCTCAAGACCGGGGCGCTGATCGCCTTTTCGGTCGAGGCGGGGGCGATCCTGGCGCGCATCCCGCCCGAAGGCCGCACGCCGCTGCGCGGTTATGCGCGCGACATCGGGCTCGCCTTCCAGATCGCCGACGACATCATGGACGTCGAGGGCGACGAAGCGCTTGCCGGCAAGGCGCTGCACAAGGACGATGCCGCGGGCAAGGCGACCTTTGTCACGCTGATGGGGCTGGAGCGCGCGCGCGAACAGGCAACCGCGCTGGTCGACCAGGCGATCGGGCATCTGTCGGCTTATGGCGAAGAGGCGGCATTGCTGCGCGCTATCGCACGTTATGTGGTGGAAAGGGACCATTGA
- the coaD gene encoding pantetheine-phosphate adenylyltransferase: MRIGVYPGTFDPITLGHMDIIRRGAKLVDRLVIGVTTNITKSPLFDDDERIEMVRNEVAGIDGDIRVVGFNSLLMDFAEREGAGVIVRGLRAVADFEYEYQMAGMNQQLNDRIETVFLMADVGLQPIASRLVKEIAIFGGDIHKFVTPAVCEAVVSRIAERGLRQGEG; encoded by the coding sequence ATGCGCATTGGGGTTTATCCCGGAACATTCGATCCGATCACGCTCGGGCATATGGACATCATTCGCCGCGGCGCGAAGCTGGTCGATCGGCTGGTGATCGGGGTCACCACCAACATCACCAAGTCGCCGCTGTTCGACGATGACGAACGGATCGAAATGGTCCGCAACGAAGTGGCCGGGATCGATGGGGATATTCGCGTTGTCGGGTTCAATTCATTGCTCATGGATTTCGCCGAACGTGAGGGCGCCGGCGTCATCGTGCGCGGGCTGCGTGCGGTCGCCGATTTCGAATATGAATATCAGATGGCGGGGATGAACCAGCAGCTCAACGACCGCATCGAGACCGTCTTCCTGATGGCTGACGTCGGGCTACAGCCGATCGCGTCGCGGTTGGTCAAGGAAATCGCGATTTTCGGCGGCGATATCCACAAATTCGTCACTCCCGCGGTGTGCGAGGCGGTGGTGAGCCGAATCGCCGAGCGGGGCCTCCGTCAGGGCGAAGGCTGA
- a CDS encoding peptidylprolyl isomerase has translation MALGLAAAAVAQEAPPPPGPTPEETPAPTEVPAPPPPVETPPAPPAEAPAPAAEATTDATAAVEPPAIPAMQPEQYMGVPEYMLNIDLSTGGRVVIQLYPNVAPNHVERIKQLARAGFYDGVKFHRVIDGFMAQTGDPTATGQGGSQLPDLKAEFNPTPHLRGTVSMARAESEDSANSQFFIMLQPRFALDRRYTAFGRVVSGMQYVDAIAKGEPPAVMSRMVQVSVAADNKPVPPPSMLTETPPAPPAPEVSVDELNAPIKQ, from the coding sequence ATGGCGCTCGGTCTTGCGGCTGCGGCCGTTGCGCAGGAAGCACCGCCCCCGCCGGGGCCGACGCCCGAAGAAACGCCGGCGCCGACCGAAGTGCCGGCCCCGCCGCCGCCCGTCGAAACGCCACCCGCGCCGCCTGCCGAAGCACCTGCTCCGGCCGCGGAAGCAACGACCGACGCGACGGCTGCAGTCGAGCCGCCGGCGATTCCCGCGATGCAGCCCGAGCAATATATGGGCGTCCCCGAATATATGTTGAACATCGATCTTTCGACCGGCGGCCGGGTGGTGATCCAGCTTTATCCGAACGTGGCGCCTAACCATGTCGAGCGGATCAAGCAGCTCGCGCGCGCGGGTTTCTATGACGGGGTGAAGTTCCACCGCGTGATCGACGGCTTCATGGCGCAGACGGGCGATCCGACCGCGACCGGGCAGGGCGGCTCGCAGCTTCCCGACCTCAAGGCCGAATTCAACCCGACCCCACACCTGCGCGGTACGGTGTCGATGGCGCGCGCCGAGAGCGAGGACAGCGCGAACAGCCAGTTTTTCATCATGCTGCAGCCGCGTTTTGCGCTCGACCGCCGTTACACCGCCTTCGGCCGCGTCGTTTCGGGCATGCAATATGTCGATGCGATCGCGAAGGGCGAACCGCCCGCGGTGATGTCGCGGATGGTGCAGGTGTCGGTCGCCGCCGACAACAAGCCCGTGCCGCCGCCCTCGATGCTGACCGAAACGCCGCCGGCCCCGCCGGCGCCCGAGGTCAGCGTCGACGAGCTCAACGCGCCGATCAAGCAGTAA
- the queA gene encoding tRNA preQ1(34) S-adenosylmethionine ribosyltransferase-isomerase QueA, with protein sequence MRVDAFDFELPGERIALRPARPRDAARMLVVAGNEMADAGVAELPKWLRPGDCLVFNDTRVIPAQLEGRRGEAKIGATLHKRIDLRRWQAFVRNAKRLRVGESVDFGAGVDAVAEERLADGSFILAFGGDEPVEVLLERAGTMPLPPYIAGKRTTDEEDRADYQTMFAREDGAVAAPTAALHFTPGLLDALAAAGVASETLTLHVGAGTFLPVKADDTEDHVMHAEWGRIEADTAERLNAVRAAGGRVIAVGTTSLRLLESAARADGTIEPFAGDTSIFITPGYRFRAIDGLMTNFHLPRSTLFMLVSALMGLETMQAAYAHAIAGGYRFYSYGDASLLLPERSV encoded by the coding sequence ATGCGCGTCGACGCCTTCGATTTCGAACTGCCTGGCGAGCGTATCGCGCTACGCCCGGCGCGGCCGCGCGATGCGGCGCGGATGCTGGTCGTCGCCGGGAACGAGATGGCCGACGCCGGCGTCGCGGAGCTGCCGAAATGGCTGCGTCCCGGCGATTGCCTCGTTTTCAACGACACGCGCGTGATCCCGGCGCAGCTCGAAGGGCGACGCGGTGAGGCGAAGATTGGCGCGACGCTGCACAAGCGCATCGACCTCCGCCGCTGGCAGGCGTTCGTACGCAATGCGAAGCGGCTGCGCGTCGGCGAGAGCGTGGATTTCGGCGCCGGGGTCGACGCGGTCGCCGAAGAGCGGCTGGCTGACGGCAGTTTCATCCTCGCCTTCGGCGGTGACGAACCGGTCGAGGTGCTGCTCGAACGCGCGGGCACGATGCCGCTGCCGCCCTATATTGCGGGTAAGCGCACGACCGACGAGGAGGATCGTGCCGATTACCAGACGATGTTCGCGCGCGAGGACGGGGCGGTTGCCGCGCCCACGGCAGCGTTGCACTTCACGCCCGGGCTACTCGACGCGCTGGCGGCGGCGGGCGTCGCCAGCGAAACGCTGACCCTGCATGTCGGCGCCGGTACCTTCCTGCCAGTGAAGGCCGACGACACCGAAGATCATGTCATGCACGCCGAATGGGGACGGATCGAAGCCGATACGGCGGAGCGGCTCAACGCCGTGCGTGCCGCGGGCGGGCGCGTGATCGCGGTCGGCACCACCAGCCTGCGCTTGCTCGAAAGCGCTGCCCGCGCCGACGGCACGATCGAACCCTTCGCCGGCGATACGTCGATCTTCATCACCCCTGGCTATCGTTTCAGGGCGATCGACGGGTTGATGACCAATTTCCACCTGCCGCGCTCGACCCTCTTCATGCTGGTCAGCGCGTTGATGGGGTTGGAAACGATGCAGGCGGCCTATGCACATGCCATTGCCGGAGGCTATCGCTTTTACAGCTATGGCGACGCCAGCCTGTTGCTGCCCGAGCGGTCCGTCTGA